A section of the Venturia canescens isolate UGA chromosome 11, ASM1945775v1, whole genome shotgun sequence genome encodes:
- the LOC122418344 gene encoding uncharacterized protein, translating into MRYGGINLRDYGKCTTSGALGDEPGASHHQLRSCSSGTNAAGLGGIPLADPDFSVPDAVDLILGADAYGKLVRSQIRRGSPEEPIAQNTIFGWAIFGPCNEAHNSSGWVQHAAVDHGFQALQDLLAQFWVQEEVPVQFGSDPTPEEQECEAHFVATHSRDNSGRYIVRLPLRSSTIQLGQSFHTAHACLNRLVRKLDRDSHYKGLYDTFLGEYESLGHMSRVRDDEVGRDRVYYLPHHGVLTTKLRVVFNGSCNTDSGTSLNDLMHTGAKLQRDISDVLLWARRHRFIFATDIVKMFRQIRVHRDDWDLQRILWVDENGNTAHYHLTTVTYGTRSAPFLAVRVLLQLVADEGEKYPAAVAPLTMGRYVDDIYGGADQISELLTQARHLIGICTAGGFPLAKWQSNSPALLTNLGFGSSPEDSRSFDECETKVLGLAWFPGPDVFKFTSLPYTGGQSITKRVILSEIAQIYDPLGFLSPVVIRAKILLQRLWLEKLAWDDPVSTEVGKSWVTFRHDLAHLGNIAVPRWLNMTSDSTVEIHGFSDASQLAMGAVVYVRVTGPGKSTRTALVCSKTKVAPIKRLTIPRLELAAALLVAKLAKYVRDTLQLRDSRVYLWTDSTVTLTWVTSHPSRWKDFVRNRVSSIQELIPQGQWRFIPGRDNPADCASRGLTVSQLEQFQLWWNGPHWLVKSSSHWPTHFTGTADSAALEERPGLTLTVSTQPSPVFDLIHRYSSLTRLLRITSLLFKALTNLKGAGQDSSGSLLTPGDLEHSQQYWVKAIQGAYFATELKILSAGQTLPKSHPFTRLTAFIDFHGTIRVGGRLKLSALQPESKHSAILPRDSPLTRLLILDAHTRTLHGGTQATLAFLRQRYWIIGGRAPVRSFILRCVHCARFRAHRAQQLMGQLPSTRVTPARAFLFTGVDYAGPVSLRSWRGRGHKTYKGWLCIFVCFTTSAMHLEVVTDATTDTFIAAFRRFTGRRGHVHTLYSDCGKNFQGADAELRRLFNGGTRESQQLAQLLTNDGTKWVFNPPGAPHMGGKWEAAVKLVKFHLRRTLRETSLTFEELTTLLTQIEAALNSRPLQPLSEDPDDLSVLTPGHFLIGDALTAIPEPSLRDVNLTRLARWQLIQERVQYCWEHWSSGYLQQQQSISKWHHPSHQIRVGTMVLLTDESLPPLKWPLARVVEVHPGPDGLIRVVTIKTATTTLKRPIAKLAVLPIHPGD; encoded by the exons ATGAGATACGGCGGCATTAACTTGCGCGATTACGGGAAGTGCACGACCAGCGGTGCTCTTGGCGACGAGCCAGGCGCTTCTCATCACCAACTTCGGAGCTGCTCATCGGGTACGAATGCTGCTGGACTCGGG GGTATTCCTCTAGCGGATCCAGATTTCTCGGTTCCGGATGCGGTGGATCTCATACTGGGCGCAGATGCATACGGGAAATTGGTACGGTCTCAAATTCGACGCGGGTCTCCTGAGGAACCCATCGCCCAAAATACGATATTCGGGTGGGCAATATTCGGGCCCTGCAACGAAGCTCACAATTCGTCGGGTTGGGTGCAGCATGCCGCTGTCGATCACGGGTTTCAGGCTCTCCAGGACCTCCTCGCGCAATTCTGGGTGCAAGAGGAGGTGCCAGTGCAGTTCGGATCGGATCCCACACCGGAAGAGCAAGAATGTGAGGCTCACTTCGTCGCTACACATTCTCGGGACAATTCGGGTCGATATATCGTTCGGTTGCCTCTTCGGTCGTCCACAATCCAGCTCGGCCAGTCGTTTCATACGGCGCACGCTTGCCTCAATCGGCTCGTACGAAAGCTCGACCGGGACTCTCACTACAAGGGACTTTACGACACATTTCTCGGGGAGTATGAGTCCCTCGGGCACATGTCGCGGGTGCGGGACGACGAAGTCGGTCGGGATCGGGTCTATTATCTCCCTCATCACGGGGTCTTGACGACAAAACTTCGGGTAGTGTTCAACGGGTCGTGTAACACGGATTCCGGGACCTCATTAAACGATCTCATGCACACGGGCGCCAAATTACAACGGGACATTTCGGATGTTCTCCTCTGGGCACGGCGCCACCGATTCATTTTCGCGACTGACATAGTCAAAATGTTTCGGCAAATTCGGGTTCACCGGGACGATTGGGATTTACAACGAATTCTTTGGGTGGATGAAAACGGGAACACGGCTCATTATCACCTGACTACAGTCACCTACGGGACACGGTCAGCTCCGTTTCTCGCGGTACGGGTGCTACTCCAACTGGTAGCAGACGAAGGGGAGAAATATCCGGCCGCAGTCGCTCCTCTTACAATGGGGCGATATGTGGACGATATTTACGGGGGGGCTGACCAAATTTCGGAACTTCTCACCCAGGCGCGACATCTCATCGGGATTTGCACGGCGGGCGGCTTCCCGCTGGCAAAATGGCAGAGCAACAGTCCGGCCTTACTCACAAATCTGGGGTTCGGGTCGAGTCCGGAGGATTCACGCTCATTCGACGAGTGCGAAACAAAAGTTCTCGGGCTCGCATGGTTTCCGGGGCCGGACGTCTTCAAATTCACCTCACTTCCGTACACGGGCGGGCAAAGCATTACCAAACGGGTCATACTCTCGGAAATTGCTCAGATCTACGATCCTCTCGGGTTCCTCTCACCGGTGGTCATTCGGGCAAAAATCCTTCTACAACGGTTGTGGCTGGAAAAACTCGCTTGGGACGACCCCGTATCCACGGAGGTCGGAAAATCATGGGTCACATTTCGTCACGATCTGGCTCACCTCGGGAACATCGCGGTTCCGCGGTGGCTCAACATGACCTCGGATTCCACCGTCGAGATTCACGGGTTCTCTGACGCCTCACAGTTGGCAATGGGTGCGGTCGTGTACGTTCGGGTTACGGGTCCGGGAAAGAGCACCAGAACCGCGCTGGTTTGCTCGAAAACGAAAGTCGCGCCGATCAAACGGCTCACCATTCCGCGGTTAGAGCTCGCCGCCGCGTTATTGGTCGCCAAACTCGCGAAATACGTTCGGGATACGTTGCAACTCCGGGATTCGCGGGTATATCTGTGGACGGACTCCACAGTCACGCTTACATGGGTCACCTCTCATCCTTCACGATGGAAGGATTTCGTTCGGAATCGGGTATCCTCAATTCAAGAGCTCATTCCTCAGGGTCAATGGAGATTCATTCCCGGGCGGGACAATCCGGCGGATTGTGCTTCACGGGGACTAACCGTCTCTCAGCTCGAGCAATTTCAATTATGGTGGAACGGGCCACACTGGTTAGTCAAATCATCCTCACATTGGCCAACTCATTTCACCGGGACGGCAGATTCAGCGGCGCTCGAAGAGCGGCCAGGTCTTACGCTCACTGTCTCAACGCAACCCTCACCGGTCTTCGACCTCATTCATCGGTATTCCTCCCTCACCAGGCTGTTGAGAATTACTTCATTACTTTTCAAGGCGCTTACAAACCTGAAAGGTGCGGGTCAGGATTCATCGGGCTCACTCCTCACACCGGGAGACCTGGAACACTCACAACAATACTGGGTCAAGGCAATTCAAGGGGCCTACTTCGCGACGGAGCTCAAGATTCTCTCGGCGGGTCAAACGCTTCCGAAGTCGCATCCATTCACACGACTTACGGCGTTTATTGATTTTCACGGGACCATCCGGGTGGGGGGACGGTTGAAGCTCTCAGCCTTACAACCTGAGAGCAAACATTCAGCCATCCTCCCGCGGGACTCACCACTCACGCGTCTACTCATCTTGGACGCTCACACGCGCACGCTACACGGGGGGACGCAGGCAACTCTGGCGTTTCTGCGCCAGCGGTACTGGATAATCGGAGGTCGGGCCCCGGTTCGTTCCTTCATACTGCGATGCGTGCATTGCGCGCGCTTTCGGGCGCATCGGGCACAGCAGCTCATGGGCCAGCTGCCTTCAACACGGGTCACTCCAGCACGGGCTTTCTTATTCACCGGCGTTGATTACGCCGGGCCAGTCTCTCTCAGGAGCTGGCGGGGACGCGGGCACAAGACTTACAAAGGCTGGCTGTGCATTTTCGTCTGCTTCACCACTTCGGCGATGCATCTCGAGGTCGTAACTGACGCCACCACTGACACATTCATCGCTGCATTCCGCCGTTTCACCGGGAGACGGGGTCACGTGCATACACTGTACAGTGACTGCGGAAAGAATTTTCAAGGCGCGGATGCAGAGCTACGGAGACTTTTCAACGGCGGGACTCGTGAGTCGCAACAGCTGGCGCAGTTACTGACCAACGACGGGACAAAGTGGGTTTTCAACCCCCCGGGCGCACCTCATATGGGCGGGAAATGGGAAGCAGCGGTGAAATTGGTCAAGTTTCACCTTCGGCGGACGCTTCGGGAGACCAGCCTCACGTTCGAAGAACTTACAACTCTTCTTACGCAAATCGAGGCTGCGCTCAACTCACGCCCGCTGCAACCACTCTCGGAAGACCCGGACGATCTCTCCGTGCTCACCCCCGGGCACTTCCTCATCGGGGACGCACTCACGGCTATACCTGAGCCATCACTTCGGGATGTGAACCTCACTCGGCTGGCACGGTGGCAACTCATCCAGGAACGGGTCCAATACTGTTGGGAGCATTGGTCATCGGGTTATCTCCAGCAGCAGCAATCCATCTCCAAGTGGCATCACCCCTCTCACCAAATCCGGGTTGGTACAATGGTGCTGCTGACTGACGAGAGTCTACCTCCGCTCAAATGGCCACTGGCACGGGTGGTCGAGGTTCATCCGGGACCGGACGGGCTCATTCGGGTCGTCACCATTAAGACGGCGACCACGACACTCAAGAGGCCGATCGCCAAACTAGCGGTCCTGCCAATTCATCCGGGAGATTAA